A region from the Lates calcarifer isolate ASB-BC8 linkage group LG2, TLL_Latcal_v3, whole genome shotgun sequence genome encodes:
- the LOC108889716 gene encoding 60S acidic ribosomal protein P2 — protein MRYVAAYLLAALGGNENPEAKDIKKILDSVGIEADDTRLDKVISELKGKNVNEVITTGYGKLASMPAGGAVAVASSAAAGSGGAAAPAAAEEKKEEKKEESEESDDDMGFGLFD, from the exons aTGCGTTACGTTGCTGCTTACTTGCTCGCTGCCCTGGGCGGTAATGAAAACCCTGAGGCCAAGGACATCAAGAAGATCCTGGACAGCGTTGGCATTGAGGCCGATGACACACGCCTGGACAAG GTCATCTCTGAGCTCAAGGGCAAGAACGTGAATGAGGTGATCACCACAG GTTACGGTAAGCTGGCCAGCATGCCAGCAGGCGGTGCCGTAGCCGTTGCCAGCTCAGCGGCTGCTGGCTCAGGTGGAGCCGCAGCCCCCGCTGCAG ctgaggagaagaaggaggagaagaaggaggagtCTGAGGAGTCCGATGATGACATGGGATTCGGACTGTTCGACTAA
- the fth1a gene encoding ferritin, heavy polypeptide 1a translates to MSSQVRQNFHQDCEAAINRQINLELYASYVYLSMAYYFDRDDQALHNFAKFFRHQSHEEREHAEKLMKLQNQRGGRIFLQDVRKPDRDEWGSGVEALECALQLEKSVNQSLLDLHKLCSDHNDPHLCDFIETHYLDEQVKSIKELADWVTNLRRMGAPQNGMAEYLFDKHTLGKESS, encoded by the exons ATGAGTTCCCAGGTGAGACAGAACTTCCACCAGGACTGCGAGGCTGCAATCAACAGGCAGATCAACCTGGAGCTGTATGCCTCCTACGTCTACCTGTCTATG GCGTACTACTTTGACCGGGATGACCAGGCATTGCACAACTTTGCTAAGTTCTTCCGTCATCAGTCACACGAGGAGCGTGAGCACGCTGAGAAGCTCATGAAACTGCAGAACCAGAGGGGGGGAAGGATCTTCCTACAAGATGTCCGG AAGCCAGACAGGGACGAGTGGGGCAGCGGTGTTGAGGCTCTTGAATGTGCCCTGCAGCTTGAGAAGAGCGTGAACCAGTCACTGCTGGACCTGCACAAGCTCTGCTCTGATCACAATGACCCACAT TTGTGTGATTTCATCGAGACACACTACCTGGACGAGCAGGTGAAGTCCATCAAAGAACTGGCAGACTGGGTGACCAACCTGCGCCGCATGGGAGCTCCTCAGAACGGCATGGCCGAATACCTGTTTGATAAACACACCCTGGGCAAAGAAAGCAGCTAA
- the mcee gene encoding methylmalonyl-CoA epimerase, mitochondrial, with the protein MASAVLKVAVAGLSRCSHLTLLRTHSMTTALHQGVPGSLWKLGRLNHIAIAVPDMEKATALYRDVLGATVSDKVPLPEHGVYTVFVELGNTKLELLHPLGEKSPIAGFLQKNKSGGMHHICIEVDNINAAIADLKAKNIRTLSAEPRIGAHGKPVMFLHPKDCDGVLVELEEA; encoded by the exons ATGGCGTCCGCCGTGCTGAAGGTTGCAG TGGCAGGCCTGTCCAGATGTTCTCATCTCACACTCCTGAGGACACATTCAATGACAACAGCCCTCCATCAGGGAGTTCCTGGGTCACTGTGGAAGCTGGGGAGGCTGAACCACATTGCCATCGCTGTCCCCGACATGGAGAAGGCCACAGCTTTGTATCGGGACGTGCTGGGGGCTACGGTGAGTGACAAGGTGCCTCTGCCCGAGCACGGAGTCTACACTGTGTTTGTGGAGCTCGGTAACACTAAGCTGGAGCTGCTCCATCCTCTGGGGGAGAAGAGTCCAATTGCTGGCTTCTTGCAGAAGAACAAGTCTGGAGGGATGCACCACATTTGTATTGAG GTTGACAACATCAACGCTGCAATAGCCGACCTGAAAGCAAAGAACATCAGAACTCTGTCAGCAGAGCCCCGGATAGGTGCTCATGGGAAACCAGTGATGTTTCTTCATCCTAAAGACTGTGACGGTGTGTTGGTGGAGCTTGAAGAAGCGTGA
- the mphosph10 gene encoding U3 small nucleolar ribonucleoprotein protein MPP10, producing the protein MARREMWSVLEECVKTINSNTAQPENFLSLQDGVAADFTSLTKTLYDLHKAEEPADYKGSLLTQLVVEDFDEEQIWQELELQNNAVLKHFKSAIDEALSDETLTVLEEDEDEEEEEEDGDEAEVETDDENIDEEEDEEEEEPRRQSKKMTAEAEDGPEDNTDEDSDLDFDVDALEKREKQKKHMRMKGSTTKFVPSEVDDKFFKLSEMESFLDDMDKREGKDDEDEDGVDYFQDLPSDEDDDLDLDEIISTKKQKKKTVKSSRNLKYKDFFDAVDSEPAKADDQSDGEGDSMDESQEEGEEEIDDEDDYDGEEEGDDEDEERDQSKASQKKVTFNLSGDEDSEGEDMEDIFGGKSPSSAKSEAKSSFEKRQEKMSQKIEELEKAALTEKPWQLSGEVTAQSRPENSMLEEDVEFEQVSRMAPVITEETTLQLEDIIKQRIKDQAFDDVVRKEKPKEEVFEYKKRLTLDHEKSKQSLAEIYEQEYLKQTQQKTVEEEENPAHVEIQKLMDTLFLKLDALSNFHFTPKPPVPEVKVVSNLPSITMEEVAPVSTSDATLLAPEEVKEKTRAGDLLGDTEKTSTDKKRERRQKKKVKRLKIKEKEKRQKLKEANKTGENKKLSKAEVAENLKKLTKGGKATILKDEGKDKALRSSQAFFSQLQDQVKSQIKSQKDQSSKKKKHKEVSVSKLKL; encoded by the exons ATGGCTAGGAGAGAGATGTGGAGCGTGCTGGAGGAGTGTGTGAAGACAATAAATTCAAACACAGCACAACCAGAGAACTTTCTGAG CCTCCAGGATGGAGTGGCAGCAGACTTCACGTCTCTCACCAAGACTCTATATGACCTCCACAAAGCTGAGGAGCCTGCAGATTATAAAGGCAGCCTGTTGACACAGCTGGTGGTGGAAGACTTTGATGAAGAGCAGATCTGGcaggagctggagctgcagaaCAATGCTGtgctaaaacattttaaaagtgcCATTGACGAGGCTTTGTCAGATGAGACATTAACAGTGCtggaagaggatgaggatgaggaggaggaggaagaggatggtgATGAAGCAGAGGTAGagactgatgatgaaaatattgatgaggaggaagacgaagaagaggaggagccaCGCAGACAGTCTAAGAAAATGACTGCAGAGGCTGAGGATGGGCCAGAGGATAACACAGATGAGGACTCTGATTTAGATTTTGATGTGGATGCTCTGGAGAAGcgagagaaacaaaagaaacacatgagAATGAAAGGTTCCACAACAAAGTTTGTTCCCTCTGAGGTTGATGATAAGTTCTTCAAACTGTCAGAGATGGAGTCTTTTCTTGATGATATGGACAAGCGAGAGGGAaaggatgatgaggatgaagatggtGTAGACTATTTTCAGGATCTGCCCTCTGACGAAGATGATGATCTTGACCTAGATGAAATCATTTCTacgaaaaaacaaaagaaaaaaact GTGAAAAGTTCCAGGAATCTCAAGTACAAGGACTTCTTTGATGCTGTGGATAGTGAACCAGCTAAAGCAGATGACCAGTCAGATGGTGAGGGTGACAGCATGGATGAAAGCCAGGAGGAAGGTGAAGAAGAAATAGATGACGAGGATGATTATGACGGTGAAGAGGAGGGCGATGATGA GGACGAGGAGAGAGATCAGTCCAAAGCATCTCAGAAGAaagtgacctttaacctctctGGGGATGAGGACAGCGAAGGAGAGGACATGGAGGACATTTTTGGAGGAAAATCTCCAAGCTCAGCAAAGTCTGAAGCAAAGTCATCATTTGAGAAACGGCAAGAAAAG ATGTCACAGAAGATCGAGGAGTTAGAGAAAGCAGCACTCACAGAGAAGCCGTGGCAGTTGTCTGGAGAGGTGACAGCACAGAGTCGTCCAGAGAACAGCATGCTGGAGGAAGATGTGGAGTTTGAGCAGGTGTCCAGGATGG CCCCTGTTATTACAGAAGAAACCACACTACAGCTTGAAGACATCATCAAACAGAGAATCAAAGATCAG GCATTTGATGATGTCGTCCGCAAGGAGAAACCCAAAGAGGAGGTGTTTGAGTACAAGAAGAGGCTAACATTGGACCATGAGAAGAGTAAGCAGAGTCTAGCAGAAATCTATGAACAAGAATACCTCAAGCAGACTCAg CAAAAGAccgtggaggaggaggagaacccAGCCCATGTAGAAATTCAGAAACTTATGGACACACTCTTCCTAAAGTTGGATGCCCTCTCCAACTTCCACTTCACACCTAAACCA CCTGTTCCTGAGGTCAAAGTGGTTTCTAACTTACCATCCATTACAATGGAGGAGGTGGCTCCAGTCAGCACTAGTGATGCAACACTGCTCGCACCAGAAGAAGTCAAG GAGAAGACCAGAGCAGGAGATCTGCTGGGTGATACCGAGAAGACATCAACAGACAAGAAGCGTGAGAGACGCCAAAAGAAGAAGGTGAAGCGTCTGAAGAtcaaggaaaaagaaaagagacagaagctTAAAGAGGCCAATAAAACTGGAGAGAACAAAAAGCTATCAAAGGCTGAGGTCGCAGAAAACCTGAAGAAACTCACAAAAGGAGGCAAAGCCACGATACTCAAG GATGAGGGAAAGGACAAGGCTCTGCGCTCGTCTCAAGCCTTCTTCTCTCAGCTACAGGACCAGGTCAAAAGTCAAATCAAAAGCCAAAAGGACCAGtcttcaaagaaaaagaagcacaaaGAGGTTTCTGTCAGCAAACTCAAATTATAA
- the ist1 gene encoding IST1 homolog yields MLGGGFKAERLRVNLRLVINRLKLLEKKKTELAQKARKEIADYLSSGKDERARIRVEHIIREDYLVEAMEILELYCDLLLARFGLIQSMKELDPGLQEAVSTLIWAAPRLQSEVSELKIVSEQLCAKYSKEYGKLCRTNQIGTVNDRLMHKLSVEAPPKILVERYLIEIAKNYNVPYEPDAMVRPEVCPGEEADLIDVDTDKKSGGGGGGGGFTAPPAAAMPMPMPMPMPMPMPTAFNYPPPKGSVPYNAPIGTYDNFQHPMGGGQPPQLPTSPPTYESIDDLNDKPSVPSQAVGPGPSSQVFDNNALPELPSVPDTLPTSSFGGNTTSSDDIDFDDLTRRFEELKKKT; encoded by the exons atgctgGGAGGAGGATTCAAAGCAGAGAGGTTAAGAGTGAACCTCCGCCTGGTCATCAACCGACTCAAACtccttgaaaaaaagaaaa CTGAACTCGCTCAAAAGGCAAGGAAGGAGATCGCCGATTACCTGTCATCAGGAAAAGATGAGCGGGCACGGATCCGTGTGGAGCACATCATCAGAGAGGACTATCTGGTGGAAGCCATGGAGATCCTCGAGCTTTACTGCGACCTGCTGCTGGCTCGCTTTGGCCTCATTCAGTCTATGAA GGAACTGGATCCAGGCTTACAGGAGGCAGTGTCCACCCTCATCTGGGCAGCACCTCGTCTTCAGTCAGAGGTGTCTGAACTAAAAATT GTATCTGAACAGCTGTGTGCAAAATATAGCAAGGAGTACGGCAAGCTGTGCAGGACAAACCAGATTGGCACAGTCAATGACAGG ctgatGCACAAACTGAGCGTGGAGGCCCCTCCCAAGATCTTGGTGGAGCGCTACCTGATAGAGATCGCCAAGAACTATAACGTGCCGTATGAACCTGACGCGATGGTCCGG CCTGAGGTGTGTCCCGGAGAGGAGGCAGACCTGATTGATGTGGACACTGACAAGAAGtccggaggaggaggaggtggtggaggtttCACTgcgcctcctgctgctgctatgCCTATGCCTATGCCCATGCCTATGCCCATGCCAATGCCAACAGCTTTCAACTATCCACCTCCAAAAGGATCC GTACCATATAATGCTCCCATTGGAACCTATGACAACTTCCAGCACCCCATGGGAGGAGGGCAGCCCCCTCAGCTGCCCACTTCTCCCCCCACATATGAGTCC attgATGACCTAAATGACAAACCCTCTGTTCCTTCCCAGGCTGTAG GTCCTGGGCCTTCGTCTCAGGTGTTTGACAACAACGCTCTCCCAGAACTCCCCTCTGTTCCCGACACACTCCCCACATCCTCCTTCGGCGGAAACACCACCTCCTCTGATGACATCGACTTTGATGATTTAACACGGCGGTttgaggagctgaagaagaagacTTAA